A region from the Gossypium hirsutum isolate 1008001.06 chromosome A08, Gossypium_hirsutum_v2.1, whole genome shotgun sequence genome encodes:
- the LOC107894356 gene encoding labd-13Z-ene-9,15,16-triol synthase, chloroplastic produces MLRRIFVHEMQSNANLDAFYALRRNQVKKSIKDVYGKNGTTIDVRMLAYSTVINMMTSMFWGGTLEGDIGANINAQFRDAVSELLIIWGKPNISDFFPFLASFDIQGIQGDMKRASRWMEKIFDFVIDPRTKNNTNISNNDFLDFLLEFKDHETRKSLSRPQIKALSCGVVSPFNYVLSSLLYYMSPPWQNLSPLLVIYFVCSIFNGQDIVIGGTGTTSTSFDWTMAELMLHPEVMKKTQEELTKVVGDANVVEEYHFHKLPYLQAVVKETLRLHPSAPLLLPRCPSQTCTLGGYTIPKGAKVFLNAWAMHRDSQLWENPYEFRPERFVGDSNKLDFSGNKFHYIPFGSGRRMCAGLHLGERMLMYTLATFLHMFHWKVPDGEKPDTGEKFGIVLEKSTPLIVIPTPRLNNLKLYH; encoded by the coding sequence ATGCTGCGCAGGATCTTTGTCCATGAGATGCAGAGTAATGCCAATCTTGATGCATTTTATGCTCTTCGGAGAAACCAAGTCAAGAAAAGTATTAAAGATGTATATGGCAAGAATGGAACAACCATTGACGTGCGGATGCTAGCATATTCAACTGTCATCAACATGATGACCAGCATGTTCTGGGGTGGCACGCTTGAAGGAGACATAGGTGCTAACATCAATGCTCAGTTCCGAGATGCAGTATCGGAACTCCTCATTATCTGGGGGAAACCAAATATTTCGGATTTCTTTCCATTTCTGGCTAGTTTTGACATTCAAGGGATACAAGGAGATATGAAAAGGGCATCACGATGGATGGAGAAAATCTTCGATTTTGTCATAGATCCAAGaactaaaaataatacaaatatttctaataatGACTTTTTAGATTTCCTCTTGGAGTTCAAAGATCATGAGACAAGGAAGTCGCTCTCCCGACCACAAATCAAAGCCCTTTCTTGTGGTGTGGTTTCTCCTTTCAACTATGTTCTTTCTTCCCTTCTATATTACATGTCACCACCTTGGCAAAACTTGAGTCCCCTTTTGGTAATTTACTTCGTATGTTCAATTTTCAATGGACAGGACATAGTAATTGGGGGCACCGGTACAACCTCCACCTCTTTTGATTGGACAATGGCAGAACTAATGCTACACCCGGAAGTAATGAAAAAAACCCAGGAAGAATTGACAAAAGTTGTAGGTGATGCCAACGTTGTGGAGGAATATCACTTTCACAAACTGCCTTATCTGCAAGCAGTTGTGAAGGAGACATTAAGATTACACCCATCGGCCCCATTGTTGCTACCTCGCTGTCCTTCCCAAACTTGCACCCTGGGTGGATATACTATTCCAAAAGGTGCAAAGGTGTTCTTGAATGCTTGGGCTATGCATAGGGATTCTCAACTTTGGGAGAATCCGTATGAGTTTCGGCCTGAGAGGTTTGTTGGTGATTCTAATAAACTGGACTTCTCTGGGAACAAATTTCACTATATTCCATTTGGATCTGGTAGGCGAATGTGTGCGGGGCTTCACCTCGGGGAGAGGATGTTGATGTATACTTTGGCTACATTTCTGCACATGTTCCATTGGAAAGTTCCGGATGGTGAAAAGCCTGACACTGGTGAAAAATTTGGAATTGTCTTGGAGAAATCAACGCCCTTGATTGTTATTCCGACCCCTAGATTGAACAACTTAAAGCTCTATCACTAG